In the genome of Malaya genurostris strain Urasoe2022 unplaced genomic scaffold, Malgen_1.1 HiC_scaffold_12, whole genome shotgun sequence, one region contains:
- the LOC131439923 gene encoding protein C19orf12 homolog, with translation MPIDTRELMEAVGMLTDQRNVRVTIKSSAKGAMVCGTTCFIGGLLGGPVGLAVGGTIGAIGAGMMSKGKFRSVNEIIMQEMSDREREQLKERILKALSQFHPTDMAVLLPLIMGNAAAQQAILSTVISFVTNEMKMQIVD, from the coding sequence ATGCCGATCGACACCCGCGAACTGATGGAGGCAGTCGGAATGCTGACGGACCAAAGGAACGTACGGGTCACTATTAAAAGCAGTGCTAAAGGTGCCATGGTGTGCGGTACAACCTGTTTCATAGGAGGACTGCTGGGTGGACCGGTTGGGCTGGCTGTAGGCGGAACGATTGGGGCCATAGGTGCTGGCATGATGAGCAAGGGTAAATTCCGATCAGTCAACGAAATCATTATGCAAGAAATGAGCGACCGGGAAAGAGAACAGCTCAAAGAACGCATCTTGAAAGCGTTATCTCAGTTCCATCCAACCGACATGGCAGTGTTGTTGCCTCTGATAATGGGCAATGCTGCCGCACAGCAGGCTATTCTAAGTACCGTAATATCGTTTGTGACGAACGAAATGAAGATGCAAATCGTAGACTGA